From Nicotiana tabacum cultivar K326 chromosome 15, ASM71507v2, whole genome shotgun sequence, the proteins below share one genomic window:
- the LOC107826054 gene encoding uncharacterized protein LOC107826054, with translation MACFFPFNSRNLDASFFIFRPTIVIVDDLVEALKNFSFCTESLGCVHSAIFRSIHGNMMIWYGAWIKRSGENKDLLDAALLSMLTNVSSMAILMEHGFYDAYAGETKDHSPAAKFYTGDIVSMNSAASCSHQHDMPIEHFSYACLAIFKDRFNKMDGAVAGVCLKCQTIPKVAAIFVWKSLQCCYNYILNQDSRSVLPYFDGFSLDLKYDVFRVVYVSGDGALNFHFYPPHKMLEGKEGLYNVTQDLNRVAE, from the exons ATGGCTTGCTTTTTTCCATTTAATAGCAGAAATTTGGATGCAAGTTTTTTCATATTCAGGCCAACAATAGTGATTGTAGATGATCTTGTGGAAGCTCTCAAGAATTTCTCTTTTTGTACAGAAAGTCTTGGCTGTGTTCATAGTGCCATTTTTAGAAGTATTCATGGCAATATG ATGATATGGTATGGAGCATGGATAAAGAGATCTGGTGAAAATAAGGACTTACTTGATGCAGCTCTT CTCTCAATGCTAACAAATGTATCAAGCATGGCAATCCTAATGGAACATGGCTTCTATGATGCATATGCTGGAGAAACAAAGGATCATTCCCCCGCCGCGAAGTTCTACACTGGGGATATAGTTTCCATGAACTCCGCGGCCTCTTGTTCACATCAACATGACATGCCAATCGAACATTTTTCCTACGCGTGCTTAGCCATATTCAAGGACCGGTTCAACAAGATGGATGGCGCGGTTGCTGGAGTTTGTTTAAAATGTCAAACCATACCCAAAGTTGCTGCCATTTTTGTGTGGAAATCGTTGCAATGCTGCTATAACTACATCCTGAATCAAGATTCTAGGAGTGTTCTTCCTTATTTTGatggattttcacttgatttgaaGTATGATGTGTTTAGGGTTGTTTATGTAAGTGGAGATGGTGCCTTAAACTTTCACTTTTACCCTCCACATAAGATGTTGGAGGGTAAAGAAGGGCTGTATAATGTTACTCAAGACCTGAATAGAGTTGCTGAATAG